A genomic segment from Bos mutus isolate GX-2022 chromosome 14, NWIPB_WYAK_1.1, whole genome shotgun sequence encodes:
- the PLEKHF2 gene encoding pleckstrin homology domain-containing family F member 2, with translation MVDRLANSEANTRRINIVENCFGAAGQPLTIPGRVLIGEGVLTKLCRKKPKARQFFLFNDILVYGNIVIQKKKYNKQHIIPLENVTIDSIKDEGDLRNGWLIKTPTKSFAVYAATATEKSEWMNHINKCVTDLLSKSGKTPSNEHAAVWVPDSEATVCMRCQKAKFTPVNRRHHCRKCGFVVCGPCSEKRFLLPSQSSKPVRICDFCYDLLSTGDMATCQPARSDSYSQSLKPPLNDVSDDDDDDDDSSD, from the coding sequence ATGGTGGATCGCTTGGCAAACAGTGAAGCAAATACTAGACGTATAAATATAGTAGAAAACTGTTTTGGAGCAGCTGGCCAACCCTTAACTATACCTGGACGTGTTCTTATTGGCGAAGGCGTATTGACTAAGTTGTGCAGAAAAAAGCCCAAAGCAAGgcagtttttcttatttaatgaTATTCTTGTATATGGCAATATTGTCatccagaagaaaaaatataacaaacaacATATTATTCCCCTGGAAAATGTCACAATTGATTCCATCAAAGATGAGGGAGACTTGAGGAATGGATGGCTGATCAAGACACCAACGAAATCATTTGCAGTTTATGCTGCCACTGCCACTGAGAAGTCAGAATGGATGAATCATATAAATAAGTGTGTCACTGATTTACTCTCCAAAAGTGGGAAGACACCCAGTAATGAACATGCTGCCGTCTGGGTTCCTGACTCTGAGGCAACTGTATGTATGCGTTGTCAGAAAGCAAAATTCACACCTGTTAATCGTCGTCACCATTGCCGCAAATGTGGTTTTGTTGTCTGTGGGCCCTGCTCTGAAAAGAGATTTCTTCTTCCCAGCCAGTCCTCTAAGCCTGTGCGGATTTGTGACTTCTGCTATGACCTGCTTTCTACTGGGGACATGGCCACGTGCCAGCCTGCTAGATCGGACTCTTACAGTCAGTCGTTGAAGCCTCCTTTAAATGATGTATCTGATGAtgacgatgatgatgatgatagcagTGACTAA